A window of Opitutales bacterium genomic DNA:
GTGTAGGTGTCTTTGTTAGCGTTTTCCATGATGAGAAGGGATCAGATTCTGTGCCGCCTTCTCATTCATTCTTGTTCTACCTTCGCTCGTAGTGATACCGACACTGAAGAACCACGACGCACCGATCCTCTTCGATCCACTTATAGACTAATCGATTCTCACCATCGATGCGGCGAGACCAACAGCCCTGAAGGTCAAACCTTAGAGGCTCAGGTTTGCCGATACCATCAAAAGGATCTCTAAGAATCGAATCTATCAATTCATTTATTTTCTTAACCTTTTTCTTATCTAGCTTCTGCCAATATAGATAGTCCTTCCATCCAAGATCGTCGAAGTAGACACTCATTCTCGAATTAGCTCTTTCTTCTCGAAGATTCCTTTATCAACCCGGGCCACGGACTCTCTTAGACGCTCAGCATTCGCCGGGCTCTTCAAAAGATACATAGTTTCTTCCCACGAT
This region includes:
- a CDS encoding Txe/YoeB family addiction module toxin; protein product: MSVYFDDLGWKDYLYWQKLDKKKVKKINELIDSILRDPFDGIGKPEPLRFDLQGCWSRRIDGENRLVYKWIEEDRCVVVLQCRYHYERR